The nucleotide sequence AACTGCTTCTCCATATGTTATTTTAAACTCAGTTTTACTTCCCATTTTGACTTCACCTATTAAGTTTAAAAAACTTGGTATAGTATCAGTTGCTCCATGACTATCACTACTTATGATTGCATAACCATCTACTGTAGAACGGTTAAATTCTGGAACATTTATATCAGATATAATATCTTCGGCTAAAACTCTTCCTAAAACTTTTGTTATTTCAATTTCCTGAATATCTAGCTCAAAATCCATAAACTTTTCTACTATCATTTTCTTAGCTTTCTCTACAGAAACTACATTAAAAAAATCCATTAGAAAAACACCTTCCCATCCTCTAAGCAAATTACTTCATCACAAATTTTTTCAATCTGTTTTAAATCATGAGTTACTATTATCACTGTCGTACCTTTTTCTCTATTCATGTTTATAATCTCTTTTTCAATAATAAAAACAGATTTACTGTCTAGATTTGATGTAGGTTCATCAAGTATTAACAGTTTTGGATTAAATACCATCCCTCTCGCAATAGATACTTTTTGTGATTCTCCACCAGACAAATTAGTTGCTATTGCATCTCTCAAGTAATTAATTCTAAATCGATTCATAATTTCATTAACCATGCTCTTTCTTATATGTTTAGGTATTTTTCTCAGTTTTAAAGGATACTCTATATTTTCGTATACACTTCTTGCTAATAGCTTAGGCCTTTGAAAAACTATTGTCATTTCTTTTAAAATACTTTTACTTAGTTGTTTGCCATCATATTTCACTACACCATCAAAATCTTTATCTAAACCAGCTACTATATTTAATAAAGTAGTTTT is from Caloranaerobacter ferrireducens and encodes:
- a CDS encoding ATP-binding cassette domain-containing protein, which translates into the protein MEVSLYNVKKNYGNKNILNISELKIKKGKITGLIGQNGVGKTTLLNIVAGLDKDFDGVVKYDGKQLSKSILKEMTIVFQRPKLLARSVYENIEYPLKLRKIPKHIRKSMVNEIMNRFRINYLRDAIATNLSGGESQKVSIARGMVFNPKLLILDEPTSNLDSKSVFIIEKEIINMNREKGTTVIIVTHDLKQIEKICDEVICLEDGKVFF